In Verrucomicrobiota bacterium, a single genomic region encodes these proteins:
- a CDS encoding NAD-dependent epimerase/dehydratase family protein — MESDQEYFQTEEALEEALSRPTPELIEMMKTVEGDFIFLGVSGKMGISMAGMAKRACEVAGVEKRILGVSRFSDTANKDFLESQGIETMAGDLLDQDFLRQLPDFSNVVYLAGTKFGTQGNEAYTWAMNAYLPGLIAERFKRSRIVALSTGCVYPLVEVSSGGSVETDDLAPVGEYAQSCLGRERMFQFGSTENGTAVALIRLNYSVEMRYGVLVDVATKVFNEQPVDVSMGYANVIWQTEANDAILRSFEFCSVPAKPINITGVDTLSIRELAMQFGALFGKEPQITGEEGRTALLSNASWMFENLGRPKVSLDQLIRWTAKWITSGNPLLGKPTHFEVKDGKY; from the coding sequence ATGGAAAGCGATCAGGAATATTTTCAAACAGAAGAGGCGTTAGAAGAAGCGCTTTCCCGACCGACCCCGGAGCTCATCGAAATGATGAAAACCGTCGAAGGTGATTTCATTTTCCTTGGCGTCTCGGGGAAGATGGGAATTTCCATGGCTGGTATGGCCAAGCGTGCGTGTGAGGTGGCGGGTGTCGAAAAACGAATTTTGGGTGTGTCGCGTTTTAGTGATACGGCTAATAAGGATTTTCTTGAAAGCCAGGGCATCGAAACCATGGCAGGGGATTTGTTAGACCAGGATTTTTTGCGTCAGCTCCCCGATTTCTCGAATGTCGTCTACTTGGCCGGGACCAAATTCGGAACCCAGGGCAACGAAGCATATACCTGGGCTATGAATGCGTACCTGCCTGGGTTAATTGCTGAACGGTTTAAACGCTCACGAATTGTGGCGCTCTCCACCGGGTGCGTGTATCCTCTGGTAGAGGTAAGCTCTGGAGGCTCGGTTGAGACCGATGACTTGGCGCCGGTCGGTGAGTACGCTCAATCCTGTTTGGGCAGGGAGCGAATGTTCCAGTTTGGAAGTACTGAGAATGGGACAGCGGTGGCTCTCATTCGCCTCAATTATTCGGTAGAGATGCGTTATGGTGTGTTGGTGGATGTTGCGACCAAGGTGTTTAATGAGCAGCCGGTAGATGTATCGATGGGTTATGCAAATGTCATTTGGCAGACGGAAGCAAATGACGCGATCCTGCGTTCTTTCGAGTTTTGTTCCGTGCCTGCAAAACCTATTAATATTACAGGAGTGGATACTTTATCGATTCGAGAATTGGCTATGCAGTTTGGAGCCCTCTTTGGTAAGGAGCCCCAAATAACAGGAGAGGAGGGTAGGACGGCACTTCTTTCCAATGCCTCCTGGATGTTTGAAAATCTCGGGCGGCCTAAAGTTTCGCTGGATCAACTCATACGATGGACCGCGAAGTGGATTACTTCGGGAAATCCCTTGTTAGGAAAACCTACCCATTTCGAAGTGAAGGACGGGAAATACTGA